The following are from one region of the Spodoptera frugiperda isolate SF20-4 chromosome 20, AGI-APGP_CSIRO_Sfru_2.0, whole genome shotgun sequence genome:
- the LOC118282437 gene encoding uncharacterized protein LOC118282437: protein MSSMEDLLALQQQLLNQIEQTYTNFKKDGSDRKNLDYIRRRLETLDACWKEYESNHMKLCNIEYAKSHSYFTSKQFECAKERYENIRLFIQNYRSTDERPSTPLLKPATPLAGPSAVQQPTGQLSRSQGSSSKTDDMMRKQISNFKAFEHTVSSINLESVEEKWEFDHLLNTIRGRWSKIDTQHWELDSELGDRNQEYHSMYLKYEGTYNDAIKAINKKMWSISHREHTTPKIEIPTFSGSYHQWTSFKDLFSEAIHSNPSLSGAQKMQFLKSKVKGEAERLIQHLPISSDNYIISWDILSHRYDNKRMIFTSHINILLNLPVSQQASINHIKRIHDTALETMNAIQNLGVDVKSWDPLIVHILGQKLDSDTFSEYNAAIKQPRELLDLYEFLAFLEGKFTSMEASRRKLEDRRDQKHFSPNNTNKSSESKPYHFKQSYSSNKAISQSPKDRKLQSYRQNCPVCNDAHALFYCKQFAEMTPIKKKQCVINLNYCKNCLHDHKGKACLSKKRCVECNEFHNTLLHESYSNDLSKQGGNPMPSTSAQKSNVSSNQERVANKGNTHVTQQSMMQETLLSTALLKVQKADGTLLNMRALIDQGSQMSLITENGAQQLGLPRRRCDGIITGIGQTENNCKGMISVNCMSRINTYHFNIDVYIMKNLTKYLPSYSFPKLECPFLENLELADPEYNISRPIDMLLGADVYSNILLAGMCRLSESLPIVQETHLGWILCGNLKTNFVCNVVQVDLDRIQQFWEIEEVTEQKSLSSEDEECMQYYKATTKRLSDGRYEVRLPLKPHFEENLGQSKNKAIAQFINLEKKLHKNNYIFNAYKSFITEYLELGHMKPSTCNQTPECFLPHHCVMRDDSSTTALRVVYNASAKTSSNKSLNDLMYTGPNLQQDLQSLIIKWRQYQYAFTADIEKMFRMIWAHPDDQALQKIIWRENPSQKLREYQLTTVTYGTKAAPFLAMMTLRQLAADERDKFPEAAKVIEESFYMDDAVHGASSLSTAQKLQQDLIDLLKLGGFNLRKWASNDVRLLQSRDSDYHNQESKNFQQTESTKTLGLRWNPTQDNFSFVSKIESSNTNITKRKILSDMSKIFDPLGWIVPVTTKMKILFQEVWLTNLDWDEQVSEKMSKEWIKIKEELESINQFRIPRWYGTVTACGVELHGFCDASTKAYACVIYCRLKHNKQSIVIVAAKSKLVPLKKHISLPRLELCGALLLAKLMTKVKKCLEGQELHVFGWSDSTAVLGWLQGNPSRWKTFVSNRTTQITDIIPPPSWRYVKSSENPADCASRGLTASQLQDYHLWWQGPTWLKSFEEKMENQAIYKTEEEIKEKKEVNVATKQEPSIITSLLNKHNSIRKIFRILALVMKFTTYKREAKKHYLSLSDISKAKNKIIKHVQQEEFAREISDLKQEGKLSSKSKLLKLNPYLDEYDILRVGGRLKKAHISQEMQHPIILPHSGRLTELIIEDAHLTMLHAGSRLTLSFIRQKYWILGGNVATKKLLRRCVTCKKQNPDCQPQIMGHLPEARTNPSRPFTHTGVDFTGHIYVKASKGRGIKSTKGYVAVFVCMVTKAVHLELVCDLSTSSFIAALRRMAARRGTPSHMYSDNGRNFVGANKVIQQEYQSLINIMEHKELKAELLDMEIEWSFNAPSWPSAGGLWESAVRSFKYHFKRVIGDQILTYEELYTVLTQIEACLNTRPLCPISEDPDDMDFLTPAHFLTGGSKVTLNETETDLRTRWQLTQKIVQDLWKRWKNEYLVQLTERSKWRQARRNLHNNDIVMIHDDNLPPGKWLMGRVIELHPGSDGHVRVVTVKTKNGTLKRPVTKLSLLPINNESSPQVNPKNTADSENSTANSRTMKTNTRYNIASVFVAIMLFFSIITTSQCALNVTKFRDNQHIYFDKISNMQIIRDEWKLIIYYDLDPYWEGITTLNKSIQSLEQSCKPIRDQTNCDLIILQLRHGYLELDYNNHMLLSQHFSHQANRWRRGLIDGVGYIANSLFGVLDARFAEQYAKDITLLRNNQKHIVSFWKNQTSVIEAEFSLLKRTETTMHKQHKIIHQQFSKIENAVETLKTETQNISRAIEVTMGAVVANNLLRHLKDLQDALVDTMTDIYHGRFNPHLITAEQLQDQLSTIASHLSNDVTLPIDNIYTGLTELFKLLQVKARMLKNYAIFEVQIPLVSRDSYEIFKLIPIPSERSNNTMILVKPISDFIAVNLKKDAYIILTETIIDSCLLTNVHLCSIHSPVYKLSKDKDFCQAKTSMCEVSIDSCKNLWLESSTINNYIYFCCEECKLRTVCGDQVNAHQLTHSGLITVDFGCIIKSDNFEVIAHQQRTSGVSISAKVFSPVIASINHVINVTIPHDVLNESSKESDQELKTIEDKIKMMKENGVIEESMSYHDIHHYTVIYGVISVVAAGLGVYACRRARYARAPAPAAMAPAPGGATSSNVPASQHVASVGDSVVYQCVSERAKVASARVLDKATSPILSSYTSISNL, encoded by the coding sequence ATGTCGTCAATGGAAGACCTACTCGCCCTCCAACAGCAACTACTCAATCAAATAGAGCAAACTTACACTAACTTCAAGAAAGATGGCTCCGATCGCAAAAACTTGGACTATATCCGCCGAAGGTTGGAAACTTTGGATGCATGCTGGAAAGAGTATGAATCAAATCATATGAAATTGTGCAACATCGAATATGCAAAATCGCATAGTTATTTCACTTCTAAACAGTTCGAATGTGCCAAAGAGAGATATGAGAACATTAGACTATTCATTCAGAATTATAGATCTACAGATGAGAGACCATCAACTCCGCTGTTAAAGCCTGCTACTCCGTTGGCTGGCCCAAGCGCTGTACAACAGCCCACAGGTCAACTATCAAGATCTCAAGGATCAAGCAGCAAGACAGATGATATGATGAGGAAACAAATAAGCAACTTTAAGGCCTTTGAACATACAGTATCAAGTATCAACCTGGAATCAGTAGAGGAAAAATGGGAATTTGATCATTTATTAAACACGATAAGAGGTCGTTGGTCGAAGATTGACACGCAACATTGGGAGTTAGACAGTGAACTGGGAGACCGTAATCAAGAATATCACTCCATGTATCTCAAATATGAAGGTACATACAACGATGCTATCAAGGCTATCAATAAAAAGATGTGGTCTATTTCACACAGGGAGCATACTACGCCAAAGATAGAAATACCTACTTTCAGCGGCAGCTATCATCAATGGACATCTTTTAAGGACCTCTTCTCAGAAGCAATTCATAGCAACCCGTCTTTATCTGGAGCACAGAAGATGCAATTCTTAAAGTCTAAAGTAAAAGGCGAAGCAGAACGATTAATACAACATCTTCCAATTAGTTCCGATAATTACATCATTAGCTGGGATATTTTGAGCCATCGCTATGATAACAAGCGTATGATATTCACATCtcacattaacattttattaaatctgcCAGTTTCTCAACAAGCATCAATCAATCATATCAAGAGGATTCATGACACAGCACTTGAAACTATGAATGCCATACAGAATCTTGGAGTAGACGTGAAGTCGTGGGACCCGTTGATCGTGCACATCTTGGGTCAGAAGTTGGATTCGGATACATTTAGTGAATACAACGCAGCAATTAAACAACCTCGAGAACTACTCGATTTGTATGAATTTCTAGCCTTTTTGGAGGGGAAGTTCACAAGCATGGAAGCAAGCAGAAGAAAACTAGAAGATAGGAGAGATCAGAAACATTTTTCTCCAAACAACACTAATAAATCATCAGAATCAAAACCATACCATTTTAAGCAATCATATTCTAGCAACAAGGCTATTTCGCAATCTCCAAAAGACAGGAAGTTGCAATCATATCGACAAAACTGTCCAGTCTGCAATGACGCACAtgcattattttattgcaaacaaTTTGCAGAAATGACaccaataaagaaaaaacaatgtgttattaacttgaattattgtaaaaattgcTTACACGATCATAAAGGTAAAGCATGTTTATCAAAAAAGCGTTGTGTCGAATGCAATGAATTTCACAACACATTATTGCATGAATCATATTCTAATGACTTATCAAAACAAGGAGGTAATCCAATGCCTTCGACATCCGCCCAAAAAAGCAACGTGAGTTCTAACCAAGAACGTGTTGCTAACAAAGGCAATACGCACGTGACACAACAAAGCATGATGCAAGAAACCTTGCTCTCTACTGCGCTACTGAAAGTTCAGAAAGCTGACGGGACACTTCTAAACATGAGAGCTCTTATTGACCAGGGCTCACAAATGTCTCTCATCACCGAAAACGGTGCCCAACAATTAGGATTACCGCGTCGTAGGTGTGACGGCATAATCACGGGTATAGGACAAACAGAGAACAATTGCAAAGGCATGATCAGCGTAAACTGCATGTCAAGAATCAACACGTATCATTTCAACATCGATGTTTATATCATGAAGAATCTTACGAAGTATTTACCATCATATTCATTTCCTAAATTAGAATGCCCTTTCCTGGAGAATTTAGAATTAGCAGATCCTGAGTACAATATCAGTCGTCCCATAGATATGTTACTGGGCGCAGACGTTTATTCCAATATTCTTTTAGCAGGTATGTGCAGACTAAGCGAATCACTGCCAATAGTACAAGAGACTCATCTTGGTTGGATATTATGCGGAAATCTGAAAACTAACTTTGTCTGCAACGTCGTACAAGTGGACTTAGACAGAATTCAGCAATTTTGGGAAATAGAGGAGGTCACCGAACagaaatcattatcatcagaaGACGAAGAGTGCATGCAATACTACAAAGCAACAACAAAGCGTTTGAGCGACGGAAGATATGAAGTAAGACTTCCACTTAAGCCGCACTTTGAAGAAAATTTGGGGCAGTCTAAAAACAAGGCCATCGCGCAATTCATTAACTTAGAAAagaaattacacaaaaataattatatttttaacgcaTACAAATCATTCATTACGGAATATTTAGAATTAGGTCACATGAAACCTTCAACTTGCAATCAGACACCGGAGTGTTTCCTACCGCATCATTGCGTCATGCGCGACGATAGTTCTACTACAGCATTACGAGTTGTTTACAATGCGTCGGCAAAAACATCatcaaataaaagtttaaatgacCTTATGTACACGGGACCGAATTTACAGCAAGACCTTCAGTCTCTTATCATTAAGTGGAGACAATATCAGTACGCCTTTACTGCGGACATAGAAAAGATGTTCAGAATGATCTGGGCACATCCTGATGACCAAGCTTTACAAAAAATCATATGGCGAGAAAACCCGTCTCAAAAACTTCGAGAATATCAACTAACAACCGTAACATATGGCACAAAGGCAGCACCCTTTCTTGCCATGATGACCTTGAGGCAGCTAGCAGCAGATGAACGAGATAAATTTCCAGAAGCAGCCAAGGTCATCGAAGAATCGTTCTATATGGATGACGCGGTCCATGGCGCCAGCTCATTATCGACCGCACAAAAATTGCAACAAGACTTAATAGATCTACTAAAGCTAGGAGGCTTTAACTTAAGAAAATGGGCGTCTAATGATGTACGTCTATTACAATCGCGAGATTCAGATTACCATAACCAAGAAAGCAAGAACTTTCAACAAACAGAGTCAACAAAAACACTAGGTCTTCGCTGGAACCCGACACAAGATAACTTTTCATTTGTATCAAAAATTGAATCATCTAACACCAACATCactaaaaggaaaatattatcaGACATGTCAAAAATATTCGATCCACTAGGATGGATTGTGCCTGTAACAACAAAAATGAAGATTTTATTCCAAGAGGTGTGGCTAACTAATTTAGACTGGGATGAGCAAGTTTCAGAAAAAATGAGCAAGGAATGGATCAAGATCAAAGAAGAGTTGGAAAGTATCAATCAATTTAGAATACCAAGATGGTATGGTACAGTAACAGCATGTGGCGTCGAGTTGCACGGCTTTTGTGACGCTTCAACAAAAGCATACGCGTGCGTTATTTATTGCAGACTGAAACATAACAAACAATCTATCGTAATAGTGGCGGCTAAATCAAAATTAGTACCCTTGAAAAAGCACATATCTCTCCCACGATTAGAGTTATGTGGGGCACTATTACTCGCCAAACTTATGACCAAGGTCAAAAAATGTTTAGAAGGGCAAGAACTTCACGTGTTCGGCTGGAGTGATTCCACTGCAGTGTTAGGATGGCTTCAAGGGAATCCAAGTCGTTGGAAAACGTTCGTATCAAATAGAACGACACAAATAACCGATATCATTCCACCACCATCGTGGCGATATGTAAAATCAAGTGAAAATCCTGCTGACTGCGCAAGCAGGGGGCTTACAGCATCTCAATTACAAGATTATCATTTGTGGTGGCAAGGACCTACATGGCTAAAATCATTTGAAGAGAAAATGGAAAATCAAGCAATCTATAAAACagaagaagaaataaaggaGAAAAAAGAAGTTAATGTTGCTACAAAACAGGAACCAAGCATTATTACAAGTTTGTTGAATAAGCATAATTCTATTCGCAAGATCTTTCGTATTTTAGCATTAGTGATGAAGTTCACTACCTATAAAAGAGAAGCAAAAAAgcattatttatcattatcagACATCagcaaagcaaaaaataaaattatcaaacatGTACAGCAGGAAGAGTTTGCGAGAGAAATCAGTGATCTGAAGCAAGAAGGCAAGTTAAGTTCAAAAAGTAAATTGTTAAAACTAAACCCTTACCTGGATGAGTACGACATTCTCAGGGTAGGGGGTAGACTAAAAAAGGCACATATCAGCCAAGAGATGCAGCATCCCATTATTTTGCCGCACAGTGGACGTCTCACAGAATTAATTATAGAAGATGCGCATCTAACAATGTTACACGCCGGTTCTCGGCTGACGTTGAGCTTTATCAGACAGAAGTACTGGATTCTAGGCGGGAACGTTGCTACTAAAAAGTTGCTACGTCGTTGTGTAACCTGTAAGAAACAAAATCCAGACTGCCAACCGCAAATCATGGGGCACTTGCCGGAGGCCCGAACTAATCCATCGCGTCCATTTACGCATACAGGCGTAGACTTCACCGGTCACATTTATGTCAAAGCAAGTAAAGGAAGAGGCATAAAAAGCACAAAAGGATATGTAGCCGTCTTCGTGTGCATGGTCACGAAAGCTGTTCATTTGGAATTAGTTTGTGATTTAAGCACATCATCATTTATTGCAGCATTGAGAAGAATGGCGGCTCGCAGAGGGACGCCGAGTCACATGTATAGTGATAACGGTCGCAACTTTGTAGGTGCCAACAAAGTAATACAACAAGAATATCAATCATTGATCAATATCATGGAACACAAGGAATTGAAAGCTGAATTGTTAGATATGGAGATCGAGTGGAGCTTTAATGCACCATCATGGCCTTCCGCAGGAGGCTTATGGGAGTCAGCAGTCCGAAGTTTCAAATATCATTTTAAGAGGGTGATTGGAGATCAGATTCTTACATATGAAGAATTATACACGGTGTTGACACAAATAGAGGCGTGTCTTAATACGAGACCATTGTGTCCTATATCAGAAGATCCTGACGACATGGATTTTTTAACACCTGCTCATTTCTTAACAGGCGGATCAAAAGTTACTTTGAATGAAACTGAGACAGATTTAAGAACTCGTTGGCAGTTGACACAGAAAATCGTTCAAGATCTCTGGAAGAGATGGAAAAATGAGTACCTAGTGCAGTTAACAGAAAGAAGTAAGTGGAGACAAGCTAGACGAAATCTCCACAACAATGATATTGTCATGATCCATGATGACAATCTCCCACCGGGAAAATGGCTAATGGGAAGAGTCATTGAACTACATCCCGGCTCTGACGGTCATGTCCGCGTAGTTACAGTAAAAACCAAGAACGGCACATTGAAACGTCCCGTCACAAAATTATCATTACTTCCTATCAACAATGAATCGTCACCGCAAGTCAATCCAAAAAATACTGCGGATTCGGAAAATTCTACTGCAAATTCTCgaacaatgaaaacaaataccCGTTACAACATAGCATCGGTATTTGTTGCGattatgttatttttcagtattattaCAACTTCTCAATGTGCACTGAACGTCACAAAGTTTAGAGATAATCAACATATTTACTTTGACAAAATATCAAACATGCAAATCATCAGAGACGAGTGGAAATTAATCATATACTACGACTTAGATCCCTATTGGGAAGGTATTACCACTCTTAACAAAAGTATACAGTCACTGGAACAATCATGCAAGCCTATAAGAGACCAAACAAACTGTGACCTAATAATACTACAATTACGCCACGGGTACCTTGAACTTGATTACAATAATCATATGTTACTCAGTCAGCATTTTAGCCATCAAGCGAACAGGTGGAGGCGCGGTCTTATCGACGGTGTCGGTTACATAGCAAACAGCCTGTTCGGAGTATTAGACGCTCGATTCGCGGAACAGTACGCGAAAGATATCACTCTTCTACGTAATAATCAAAAGCATATCGTCTCATTTTGGAAAAATCAAACTTCTGTCATAGAAGCTGAATTTAGTCTTTTAAAGAGGACAGAAACTACTATGcataaacaacataaaattatacatcaGCAGTTTTCCAAGATCGAAAATGCTGTAGAAACCTTGAAGACTGAAACGCAAAACATTTCAAGAGCTATTGAAGTTACTATGGGTGCTGTAGTTGCGAACAATTTATTACGGCATTTGAAAGATTTACAAGATGCCTTAGTAGACACAATGACAGACATTTATCATGGCCGATTTAATCCACATTTAATAACAGCTGAGCAATTGCAAGATCAGCTTAGCACTATAGCGAGTCATTTGTCGAATGACGTCACCTTACCTATAGACAACATATATACCGGCCTAACAGAACTCTTTAAACTTCTGCAAGTGAAAGCAAGAATGTTAAAAAATTACGCAATCTTTGAAGTTCAAATACCTTTAGTAAGCAGGGACTCTTACGAAATATTCAAGCTTATACCCATTCCTTCGGAGAGATCCAACAACACTATGATATTAGTAAAACCCATTTCGGATTTCATAGCTGTGAACTTAAAGAAAGACGCTTACATCATTCTCACAGAAACCATAATAGATTCGTGTCTTCTTACAAATGTACACCTGTGTTCTATACATTCTCCTGTCTACAAACTGAGTAAAGACAAAGACTTCTGTCAAGCAAAAACTTCGATGTGTGAAGTCAGCATCGATTCCTGCAAAAATCTGTGGTTGGAGAGCAGTACAATCAACAATTATATCTATTTTTGCTGCGAAGAATGTAAACTACGAACAGTGTGTGGAGATCAAGTAAACGCACATCAATTGACGCACTCCGGACTTATTACTGTAGACTTTGGCTGCATAATCAAATCTGATAATTTTGAAGTGATTGCACATCAACAAAGAACAAGCGGTGTGAGTATCAGCGCAAAAGTATTTTCACCAGTCATTGCATCCATAAACCACGTTATAAACGTAACTATTCCTCATGATGTATTAAACGAATCAAGTAAGGAAAGCGATCAGGAGCTGAAAACTATTGAGGATAAAATCAAAATGATGAAAGAAAATGGAGTCATCGAAGAAAGCATGTCATACCATGACATTCATCATTACACTGTGATCTACGGTGTGATCAGTGTGGTAGCAGCAGGTCTCGGAGTGTACGCATGCAGGCGCGCGCGCTACGCCCGCGCACCGGCGCCGGCGGCGATGGCGCCTGCGCCAGGCGGCGCAACCAGCAGCAATGTGCCAGCCTCGCAGCATGTTGCGAGTGTTGGTGATAGTGTAGTGTATCAGTGTGTTAGTGAAAGGGCGAAAGTGGCGAGTGCGCGAGTGTTAGATAAAGCCACCTCCCCTATTTTAAGTTCCTATACGAGCATTTCAAATCTATGA